Proteins from a single region of Crassaminicella profunda:
- a CDS encoding dicarboxylate/amino acid:cation symporter, with protein MNNKKMSLTTKIFIGLILGLIAGLILNKMGPSYVRDNILVGGVFTLVGKVFLNAIKMMVVPLVFVSLVNGAASISDIKKLGRVGSKTIGFYLLTTAVAISIAIGLALVVQPGVGLDMSSLVKSEPTIKESKALVDVVVDMVPKNPIAAMADGKMLQIIVFAILMGTGLAALGEKLKTVKDAFDKLNDLMMKMVEIVMLLAPFGVFCLIAKTFSGLGFEAMAPLAKYMFCVLFALLLHAGFTYTGLLVALTRLNPMTFFKKFWPAMGVAFSTASSSSTLPVTLETVEEKLGVDKSIASFTIPLGATINMDGTAIMQGVATIFIAQLYGIELTMGNILTVILTATLASVGTAGVPGVGLIMLSMVLQAVGLPIEGIAMIIGIDRILDMCRTAINITGDAMCTVIIAKSEGEFNEAIYNSEVEEKVIA; from the coding sequence ATGAACAATAAAAAAATGAGTTTAACCACCAAAATATTTATCGGACTAATATTAGGTCTTATTGCAGGTCTTATTCTTAACAAAATGGGTCCTTCCTATGTACGTGATAATATTTTAGTAGGAGGTGTATTTACCCTTGTAGGAAAGGTCTTTTTAAATGCTATCAAGATGATGGTTGTACCATTGGTATTTGTTTCTTTAGTTAATGGTGCTGCGTCCATTTCTGATATTAAAAAACTTGGCAGAGTGGGAAGTAAAACTATTGGATTTTATCTTTTAACAACAGCAGTTGCTATTTCTATTGCTATTGGTCTTGCTTTAGTTGTTCAACCAGGGGTTGGACTAGACATGTCATCATTAGTAAAAAGTGAACCAACTATTAAAGAAAGTAAGGCATTAGTTGATGTGGTTGTAGATATGGTACCTAAAAATCCAATCGCGGCAATGGCAGATGGAAAAATGCTTCAAATTATAGTGTTTGCAATTTTAATGGGCACAGGTCTTGCAGCGTTAGGAGAAAAATTAAAAACAGTAAAAGATGCATTCGATAAGTTGAATGACTTAATGATGAAGATGGTTGAGATTGTCATGCTTTTAGCACCTTTTGGTGTGTTTTGCTTGATTGCTAAGACTTTCTCAGGTCTTGGATTTGAAGCTATGGCACCACTAGCAAAATATATGTTCTGTGTATTATTTGCATTGTTATTACATGCAGGATTTACGTATACAGGATTACTAGTAGCCCTTACAAGACTAAATCCAATGACATTCTTTAAAAAATTCTGGCCAGCTATGGGTGTTGCATTTTCAACGGCAAGTTCAAGTTCTACTCTACCAGTTACATTAGAAACAGTTGAAGAAAAGCTTGGAGTAGATAAGAGTATAGCATCCTTTACTATTCCTCTAGGAGCAACTATTAATATGGATGGTACGGCTATTATGCAAGGGGTTGCCACTATATTTATTGCACAGCTTTACGGAATTGAATTGACAATGGGTAATATACTGACAGTAATCTTAACAGCTACTCTTGCATCAGTAGGAACAGCAGGGGTTCCAGGAGTTGGATTGATTATGCTTTCAATGGTACTTCAAGCTGTTGGATTACCAATAGAAGGAATTGCCATGATTATTGGTATTGATAGAATTCTAGATATGTGTAGAACAGCAATCAACATTACTGGAGATGCTATGTGTACAGTAATTATTGCAAAATCTGAAGGCGAATTTAACGAAGCTATATATAATTCAGAAGTAGAAGAAAAGGTAATTGCATAA
- a CDS encoding response regulator, with translation MNDRFYIIDDDKGIRRVLKNIIKQYDLGTVIGESDNGKDAIKDIKVLNPPIVLVDLLLPGVDGIGIVSEIKKMNIDTNFIMISQVTSKEIVSKAYTMGVEFFIHKPINVVEVISIINKVKEKLTMHEVINSFEQAFHSMSMLRDYKSNMKTQTVSERDRIKKVLSQLGILGEAGSNDLVEMILLIWEEDDTEKQRLLHQKLSELYKMLNKRYEDDHDASSNVGAIEQRIRRAINKALANIANMGIEDYGNEMFIRYSNTLFDFKEVRKQMDFARGKSNYGGKISVKKFIEGIIVELKSE, from the coding sequence GTGAATGATAGATTTTATATTATAGATGACGATAAAGGAATTCGGAGAGTTTTAAAAAACATTATTAAGCAGTATGATTTAGGAACGGTAATTGGAGAATCAGATAATGGAAAGGATGCAATAAAGGATATTAAAGTGTTAAATCCTCCTATTGTATTAGTCGATTTATTACTTCCTGGGGTAGATGGAATTGGCATTGTATCAGAAATAAAGAAAATGAATATTGATACAAACTTTATTATGATTTCACAAGTAACATCCAAAGAAATCGTGTCAAAGGCATATACCATGGGTGTTGAATTTTTTATTCATAAGCCTATTAATGTGGTGGAAGTAATATCTATTATTAATAAAGTAAAAGAAAAATTGACCATGCATGAAGTCATAAATTCTTTTGAACAAGCTTTTCATAGTATGAGTATGTTAAGAGATTATAAAAGTAACATGAAGACACAGACTGTTTCAGAACGGGATCGAATTAAGAAGGTACTTTCTCAGTTAGGGATTCTTGGAGAAGCTGGAAGTAATGATCTTGTTGAGATGATTTTGTTAATTTGGGAAGAGGATGATACAGAAAAACAAAGATTATTACATCAGAAATTATCAGAATTATATAAAATGTTAAATAAAAGATATGAGGATGATCACGATGCTTCATCCAATGTAGGTGCCATAGAACAGAGAATTAGAAGGGCCATCAATAAAGCGTTAGCAAATATTGCGAACATGGGTATTGAAGACTATGGCAATGAAATGTTTATCAGATATTCAAATACATTGTTTGATTTTAAAGAAGTAAGAAAACAAATGGATTTTGCTCGAGGAAAGTCTAATTATGGTGGAAAAATTAGTGTTAAAAAATTTATTGAAGGAATCATTGTTGAACTGAAAAGTGAGTAA